One genomic region from Burkholderia latens encodes:
- the gspG gene encoding type II secretion system major pseudopilin GspG, giving the protein MQTWITRRNAAVRRQRGFTLIEIMVVVAILGILAALIVPKIMSRPDEARRIAAKQDIGTIMQALKLYRLDNGRYPTQEQGLNALIQKPTTDPIPNNWKDGGYLERLPNDPWGNGYKYLNPGVHGEIDVFSYGADGKEGGEGNDTDIGSWQ; this is encoded by the coding sequence ATGCAAACGTGGATCACTCGCCGCAATGCGGCCGTGCGCCGTCAGCGCGGTTTCACGCTGATCGAGATCATGGTGGTGGTCGCGATCCTCGGGATCCTGGCGGCACTGATCGTGCCGAAGATCATGAGCCGTCCCGACGAGGCGCGCCGCATCGCCGCGAAGCAGGACATCGGCACGATCATGCAGGCGCTCAAGCTGTACCGTCTCGACAACGGCCGCTATCCGACGCAGGAACAGGGCCTGAACGCGCTGATCCAGAAGCCGACCACCGACCCGATCCCGAACAACTGGAAGGACGGCGGCTATCTCGAGCGCCTGCCGAACGATCCGTGGGGCAACGGGTACAAGTACCTGAATCCGGGCGTGCACGGCGAGATCGACGTGTTCAGCTACGGCGCCGACGGCAAGGAAGGCGGCGAAGGGAACGACACCGACATCGGGTCGTGGCAGTAA
- a CDS encoding GspH/FimT family pseudopilin gives MPALRTPLRSARARRAARDRRVRCVERGATVTAARARGFTLLEMLVVLVIAGLLVSLASLSLTRNPRTDLREEAQRIALLFETAGDEAQVRARPIAWQPTAHGFRFEVSSPDGWRMLRDDVLRARDWDGGVTGADIDYPGSDTRASRVVFGTESVDTPVRVTLHSAVGSATIVGTGNGRYEVQ, from the coding sequence ATGCCCGCCCTTCGCACGCCCCTGCGCTCCGCTCGCGCTCGCCGCGCCGCCCGCGACCGCCGCGTGCGTTGCGTGGAGCGCGGCGCGACCGTGACCGCGGCACGTGCGCGCGGATTCACGCTGCTCGAGATGCTGGTCGTGCTCGTGATCGCGGGCTTGCTTGTGTCGCTCGCGTCGCTGTCGCTGACGCGCAATCCACGCACGGACCTGCGCGAGGAAGCGCAGCGCATCGCGCTGCTGTTCGAGACGGCTGGCGACGAAGCGCAGGTGCGCGCGCGTCCGATCGCGTGGCAACCGACTGCGCACGGTTTCCGTTTCGAGGTGAGCTCGCCCGATGGCTGGCGCATGCTGCGCGACGACGTGCTGCGCGCGCGGGACTGGGACGGCGGCGTCACCGGCGCCGACATCGACTATCCCGGGTCGGACACGCGCGCGAGCCGCGTCGTGTTCGGTACGGAAAGCGTCGACACGCCGGTGCGCGTGACGCTGCATTCGGCGGTCGGCAGCGCGACGATCGTCGGTACCGGCAACGGCCGCTATGAGGTGCAATGA
- the gspI gene encoding type II secretion system minor pseudopilin GspI: MTMRRRLPLPASCSQGFTMIEVLVALAIIAVALAASIRAVGTMATNASDLHRRLLAGWSADNALAQLRLTHAWPEVGEQSFDCSQGNVQLVCTQRVSTTPNPVFRRVQVSVSMPGHAGVLAQMVTVVANETSRPL; this comes from the coding sequence ATGACGATGCGTCGTCGCCTGCCCCTCCCCGCTTCCTGTTCCCAAGGCTTCACGATGATCGAGGTGCTGGTCGCGCTGGCGATCATCGCGGTCGCGCTCGCCGCGTCGATCCGCGCGGTCGGCACGATGGCGACCAACGCCTCCGATCTCCATCGCCGGCTGCTCGCCGGCTGGAGCGCCGACAACGCGCTCGCGCAACTGCGCCTCACGCATGCGTGGCCGGAAGTCGGCGAGCAGAGTTTCGATTGTTCGCAGGGCAACGTGCAGCTCGTGTGCACGCAGCGTGTGAGCACGACGCCGAACCCGGTGTTCCGGCGCGTGCAGGTATCGGTGAGCATGCCGGGGCACGCCGGCGTGCTCGCGCAAATGGTGACGGTGGTCGCGAATGAAACCAGCCGTCCGCTCTGA
- a CDS encoding PulJ/GspJ family protein, with protein MKPAVRSDVPPRRRRARGFTLIELMIAIAILAVVAILSWRGLDQIMRGRDKVASAMEDERVFAQMFDQMRIDARLAATDDEAGQPAIGVAGNTLQIVRNLDVPGAAPRLQVIRYRIAGGRVVRYASPPLDDANRLRDVLKDSGVDGWSWVALMGGVGAIDAKLYVPRVGWTTNLQAANDALSQNNDALKVPQIGNAPPARAVTGLQVSIGATSLRVPVTRIFLVGE; from the coding sequence ATGAAACCAGCCGTCCGCTCTGATGTGCCGCCGCGGCGCCGCCGCGCGCGGGGCTTCACGTTGATCGAGCTGATGATCGCGATCGCGATCCTCGCGGTGGTCGCGATCCTGTCGTGGCGCGGGCTCGACCAGATCATGCGCGGCCGCGACAAGGTCGCGTCCGCGATGGAAGACGAGCGCGTGTTCGCGCAGATGTTCGACCAGATGCGCATCGACGCGCGGCTCGCCGCGACCGACGACGAAGCCGGCCAGCCGGCGATCGGGGTTGCCGGCAATACGCTGCAGATCGTCCGCAACCTCGACGTGCCGGGCGCCGCGCCGCGGCTGCAGGTGATTCGCTACCGGATCGCCGGCGGACGCGTCGTGCGCTATGCATCGCCGCCGCTCGACGACGCGAACCGTCTGCGCGACGTGCTCAAGGACAGCGGCGTCGACGGCTGGAGCTGGGTCGCGCTGATGGGCGGCGTCGGCGCGATCGATGCGAAGCTGTACGTGCCGCGCGTCGGCTGGACCACGAACCTGCAGGCGGCCAACGACGCGCTGTCGCAGAACAACGACGCGCTGAAGGTGCCGCAGATCGGCAACGCGCCGCCGGCGCGCGCGGTCACGGGGTTGCAGGTAAGCATTGGCGCGACGTCGCTGCGCGTCCCCGTCACGCGCATCTTCCTCGTCGGGGAATGA
- the gspK gene encoding type II secretion system minor pseudopilin GspK — MRARLHRSRRPARARARRERGAAIITALLVVALSAILVSGMLWRQQVQIRRIENQRVIAQAQWVARGALDWTRMILRSEGDTAPGITYLGGIWAVPIAKTKLSDFLGRIGAPNDSGGEDTYISGSIEDAQAKYNLRNLVSSPAPGVLQLNAMQLQAFQRLLATLGYDGAFAKRIALQMRAGLMHSATRFQTPTLPGAATAATAPVPGGDMTGNFTDEPGMSDSDRGPAPLVMTSVDSLLDVDGVTPEMVARLRPFVTVLPTTTPVNMNTAPAEVIAALVPGMSVSSAQALVSRRETVFFRNVGDVQLALRGAGAPNATIDSSLVDVNSSYFIVHGRIQHDRAEVDRTSLVYRDPTTHSTRVVRIRDQL; from the coding sequence ATGCGCGCGCGTCTTCATCGGTCCCGCCGCCCCGCTCGTGCGCGCGCGCGCCGCGAGCGCGGCGCGGCGATCATCACCGCCCTGCTCGTCGTCGCGCTGTCGGCGATTCTCGTGTCCGGGATGCTGTGGCGCCAGCAGGTGCAGATCCGCCGCATCGAGAACCAGCGCGTGATCGCGCAGGCGCAGTGGGTCGCGCGCGGCGCGCTCGACTGGACGCGCATGATCCTGCGCTCCGAAGGCGATACGGCGCCCGGCATCACGTATCTGGGCGGAATCTGGGCCGTGCCGATCGCGAAGACCAAGCTGTCGGACTTCCTCGGCCGCATCGGTGCGCCGAACGACAGCGGCGGCGAAGACACCTACATTTCCGGATCGATCGAGGACGCGCAGGCGAAGTACAACCTGCGCAATCTCGTGTCGTCGCCGGCGCCCGGCGTGCTGCAGCTCAACGCGATGCAGCTGCAGGCCTTCCAGCGGCTGCTCGCGACGCTCGGCTACGACGGCGCGTTCGCGAAGCGGATCGCGCTGCAGATGCGGGCGGGGCTGATGCATTCGGCCACGCGCTTCCAGACGCCGACGCTGCCGGGCGCCGCGACGGCCGCGACCGCGCCGGTGCCCGGCGGCGACATGACCGGCAACTTCACCGACGAGCCCGGCATGTCCGACAGCGACCGCGGGCCCGCACCGCTCGTGATGACGAGCGTCGACAGCCTGCTCGACGTCGATGGCGTCACACCTGAAATGGTCGCGCGGCTGCGGCCGTTCGTCACCGTGCTGCCGACCACGACGCCGGTGAACATGAACACCGCGCCGGCCGAGGTGATCGCGGCGCTGGTGCCGGGGATGAGCGTGTCGTCCGCGCAGGCGCTCGTGTCGCGCCGGGAAACCGTGTTTTTCCGCAACGTCGGCGACGTACAGCTCGCATTGCGCGGCGCCGGCGCGCCGAACGCGACGATCGACTCGAGCCTCGTCGACGTGAATTCCAGTTATTTCATCGTGCATGGCAGGATCCAGCACGATCGCGCGGAGGTCGATCGGACTTCGCTCGTGTATCGTGATCCGACCACGCATTCGACGCGGGTCGTGCGCATCCGCGACCAGCTATAA
- the gspL gene encoding type II secretion system protein GspL, translating into MSTLIVSLPPREPAVPLQEWQWPELPFTLVDKAGQVQRAGRAALALLPRANATLLIVAARDVLLLAATVPPLKGPKLRQALPNIVEDQLIQDPLGCHIALDPVALPDGRRVLAVVDRAWFRAICDAFAAAGHRHVSAVPATRCLPAPRAQAAGAVPPAPVDGELPQPDPVTVASEPPARAPAVAAVLGIATSVEPALVEAGAQPAAAGAPRLELAIARGALGEGFAAPASRAAGTLAALAGGADVELYELGEPGAEPRLASAGRADGPLLPGAQPLSFDAFARRALTERFDLCQFEFESQPWRFDRATVKRLRVPIALAAATLGVAVIGMNLHWWKLSRERDALSAQITETLLSAFPKTTTVLDPPAQMQRQLDQLRLAAGELSPNDFLALSSGLSRSMGALPLNGIASLDYHDRRLDVGFKPEVKVDPDFPQRLARNGLAGEVDSSTGKWTIRSRS; encoded by the coding sequence TTGAGCACGCTGATTGTTTCTTTGCCGCCGCGCGAGCCGGCCGTGCCATTGCAGGAGTGGCAGTGGCCGGAGCTGCCGTTTACGCTCGTGGACAAGGCCGGCCAGGTGCAGCGCGCGGGCCGTGCCGCGCTCGCGCTGCTGCCGCGCGCGAACGCGACGCTGCTGATCGTCGCCGCGCGCGACGTGCTGCTGCTCGCCGCGACCGTGCCGCCGCTCAAGGGGCCGAAGCTGCGCCAGGCGCTGCCGAACATCGTCGAGGATCAGCTGATTCAGGATCCGCTCGGCTGCCATATCGCGCTCGACCCGGTTGCGCTGCCCGACGGCCGCCGCGTGCTGGCCGTTGTCGACCGCGCGTGGTTCCGCGCAATCTGCGACGCGTTCGCCGCGGCCGGCCACCGCCACGTGAGCGCGGTGCCCGCGACGCGCTGCCTGCCCGCACCGCGTGCGCAGGCGGCGGGCGCCGTGCCGCCCGCGCCCGTCGATGGTGAGCTCCCGCAGCCCGATCCGGTCACCGTGGCGAGCGAGCCGCCCGCGCGCGCGCCGGCGGTGGCCGCGGTGCTCGGCATTGCGACGTCGGTCGAACCGGCGCTCGTCGAAGCGGGCGCGCAGCCGGCCGCGGCCGGTGCGCCGCGTCTCGAGCTCGCGATCGCGCGCGGCGCGCTCGGCGAAGGCTTCGCCGCGCCCGCGTCGCGGGCCGCCGGTACATTGGCCGCGCTTGCGGGGGGCGCCGACGTCGAACTGTACGAACTCGGCGAACCGGGTGCGGAGCCGCGTCTCGCGTCGGCCGGACGCGCGGACGGCCCGTTGCTGCCGGGCGCGCAGCCGCTGTCGTTCGACGCGTTCGCGCGTCGCGCGCTGACCGAGCGCTTCGATCTGTGCCAGTTCGAATTCGAGTCGCAGCCGTGGCGCTTCGATCGCGCGACGGTGAAGCGGCTGCGCGTGCCGATTGCGCTCGCTGCCGCAACGCTCGGCGTCGCGGTGATCGGGATGAATCTGCATTGGTGGAAGCTGTCGCGCGAACGCGATGCGCTGTCCGCGCAGATCACCGAGACGCTGCTGTCCGCGTTTCCGAAGACGACGACGGTGCTCGATCCGCCCGCGCAGATGCAGCGCCAGCTCGACCAGTTGCGGCTTGCGGCGGGCGAGCTGTCGCCGAACGATTTCCTCGCGCTGTCGAGCGGACTGTCGCGTTCGATGGGCGCGCTGCCGCTGAACGGCATCGCGTCGCTCGATTATCACGACCGGCGGCTCGACGTCGGCTTCAAGCCGGAGGTCAAGGTCGACCCCGATTTCCCGCAGCGTCTCGCGCGCAACGGGCTGGCCGGCGAAGTCGACAGCAGTACCGGCAAATGGACGATCCGGAGCCGCTCATGA
- the gspM gene encoding type II secretion system protein GspM, whose protein sequence is MNTAQLNQTLAQFWGERTPRERMLLGWGGAVLAVAIAYSVLWAPAQEGRARIRSELPTMRRELAQMTAQANEAKSLTAAAQGVAPTGLALKDALTASLSDHGLQGAQLQVVGNGVQIQMKNVPFPVWTQWLDDARRQFKVQVGEAHVTALKEDGQVDLTAVMQPSTQK, encoded by the coding sequence ATGAACACCGCACAACTGAATCAGACGCTCGCGCAGTTCTGGGGCGAGCGCACGCCGCGCGAACGCATGCTGCTCGGCTGGGGCGGCGCCGTGCTGGCCGTCGCCATCGCGTATTCGGTGCTGTGGGCGCCTGCGCAGGAAGGCCGCGCGCGCATTCGCAGCGAATTGCCGACGATGCGCCGCGAGCTCGCGCAGATGACCGCGCAGGCCAACGAGGCGAAGTCGCTGACGGCGGCCGCGCAGGGCGTTGCGCCGACCGGCCTCGCGCTGAAGGATGCGCTCACCGCATCGTTGTCCGACCACGGGCTGCAGGGCGCGCAGTTGCAGGTCGTCGGCAACGGCGTGCAGATCCAGATGAAGAACGTGCCGTTCCCGGTGTGGACGCAGTGGCTCGACGACGCGCGCCGGCAGTTCAAGGTGCAGGTCGGCGAAGCGCACGTAACCGCACTGAAGGAAGACGGCCAGGTCGACCTGACGGCCGTGATGCAACCGTCGACGCAGAAATGA
- a CDS encoding type II secretion system protein N, translated as MRPGIRRLVAVLPWLLAGGLATAATLVALAPAAWIAPQFARATGGHVNLVDPEGSLWRGSGTLMLAPGADQSAATLLPGRVEWATRFWPLLTGRVQMRMRQTEAMPDAVTLDATWRGATLSAGSMAVPASLLAGLGTPFNTLDLQGDVRVGWTDWRMIGRNAFGQLTVTIDSMSSRVSRVKPLGSYRAVLQAKGTDADLDLSTTQGPLFLDGHGSFGPGRGSFRGTAHAAPEQQANLAGLLNLLGHPIGNNQVSLIFGDAMR; from the coding sequence ATGAGGCCGGGCATCAGGCGGCTCGTCGCCGTGTTGCCGTGGTTGCTCGCCGGCGGCCTCGCGACGGCGGCGACGCTCGTCGCGCTTGCGCCGGCCGCGTGGATCGCGCCGCAGTTTGCGCGCGCGACCGGCGGCCACGTGAATCTCGTCGATCCGGAGGGCTCGTTGTGGCGCGGTTCGGGCACGCTGATGCTCGCGCCGGGCGCTGACCAGAGCGCGGCGACGCTGCTGCCGGGCCGCGTCGAATGGGCGACGCGCTTCTGGCCGTTGCTGACAGGGCGCGTGCAGATGCGCATGCGGCAGACCGAGGCGATGCCCGACGCGGTCACGCTCGACGCGACGTGGCGCGGCGCGACGCTGTCGGCGGGCTCGATGGCCGTGCCCGCGTCGCTGCTCGCGGGGCTCGGCACGCCGTTCAACACGCTCGACCTGCAGGGCGACGTGCGGGTCGGCTGGACCGACTGGCGGATGATCGGCCGTAACGCGTTCGGCCAGCTGACGGTGACGATCGATTCGATGAGTTCGCGCGTGTCGCGCGTGAAGCCGCTCGGCTCGTACCGGGCGGTGCTGCAGGCGAAGGGCACCGACGCCGATCTCGACCTGTCGACCACGCAAGGCCCGCTGTTCCTCGACGGGCACGGCAGCTTCGGCCCTGGCCGCGGCTCGTTTCGCGGCACCGCACATGCGGCGCCGGAGCAGCAGGCGAACCTCGCCGGGCTGCTGAACCTGCTGGGCCATCCGATCGGCAACAATCAGGTTTCGCTGATCTTCGGCGATGCGATGCGCTGA
- a CDS encoding efflux transporter outer membrane subunit: protein MPYAPLPRAFRPLSAAVAVATAVLLAGCAVGPDYHRPDTSIPAAFKEAPAGWKVAQPADRADRGPWWTVYNDPQLDALIGKLNASNQTIAQSAAAYRQARALVTEARAAYFPTVGLTASGSRSRTGRTSTSSNFGGSSSISNSYSVGLDASWEPDLWGKVSRSVSAQRAGEAAAAADLANARLSQQALLAQTYFQLRTSDALQKLLDDTVKSYGESLKLTQNQYAQGVAARADVIQAQTQLQSAQAAAIDNGVARAQYEHAIATLIGEPASTFSLPPNPLTAEPPITPVDVPSALLERRPDIAAAERRAAAANEQIGVAIAAFFPTLTLSASGGFQSSVWSQLFTLPARFWTVGPQLAATLFDAGLRAAQTDAARATYDQDVAAYRLAVLTAFQDVEDNLASQRILAQEIDVQRQAVDSAEHSLAIVTNQYKAGTVAYLNVLTAQTTAFTAQQKLATIAGQRMVSSVGLVKALGGGWNVTDIARETGDVAAPAPAPASGAGATPVAQQ, encoded by the coding sequence ATGCCGTACGCCCCCCTCCCGCGCGCCTTTCGCCCGCTGAGCGCCGCCGTCGCCGTTGCGACGGCCGTGCTGCTCGCCGGCTGCGCCGTCGGGCCCGACTATCACCGGCCCGACACGTCGATCCCCGCCGCGTTCAAGGAAGCGCCGGCCGGCTGGAAGGTTGCGCAGCCCGCCGACCGTGCCGACCGCGGCCCCTGGTGGACCGTCTACAACGATCCGCAGCTCGACGCGCTGATCGGCAAGCTCAATGCATCGAACCAGACCATTGCGCAATCGGCGGCCGCGTACCGGCAGGCACGCGCGCTCGTCACCGAGGCGCGCGCCGCGTACTTCCCGACGGTCGGTCTGACCGCGTCGGGCTCGCGCTCGCGCACGGGCCGCACGTCCACGTCGTCGAATTTTGGCGGCAGTTCGTCGATCAGCAACAGCTACAGCGTCGGCCTCGATGCGAGCTGGGAGCCCGACCTGTGGGGCAAGGTGAGCCGCAGCGTCAGCGCGCAGCGCGCCGGCGAAGCGGCTGCCGCGGCCGATCTCGCGAATGCGCGGCTGTCGCAGCAGGCGTTGCTCGCGCAGACCTACTTCCAGCTGCGCACGTCGGACGCGCTGCAGAAGCTGCTCGACGATACCGTGAAGTCGTACGGCGAATCGCTGAAGCTCACGCAAAACCAGTACGCGCAGGGCGTGGCCGCACGCGCGGACGTAATCCAGGCGCAGACGCAACTCCAGAGCGCGCAGGCCGCGGCGATCGACAACGGCGTCGCGCGCGCGCAGTACGAACATGCGATCGCGACGCTGATCGGCGAGCCGGCGTCGACGTTCTCGCTGCCGCCGAACCCGCTGACGGCGGAACCGCCGATCACGCCGGTGGACGTGCCGTCCGCGCTGCTCGAACGCCGCCCCGACATCGCGGCCGCCGAACGTCGGGCCGCCGCCGCTAACGAGCAGATCGGCGTCGCGATCGCGGCGTTCTTCCCGACGCTGACGCTGTCGGCAAGCGGCGGCTTCCAGAGTTCGGTGTGGTCGCAACTGTTCACGCTGCCCGCGCGATTCTGGACGGTCGGCCCGCAACTGGCGGCAACGCTGTTCGATGCCGGCCTGCGTGCCGCGCAGACCGATGCCGCGCGCGCGACGTACGACCAGGACGTCGCCGCGTACCGCCTCGCGGTGCTGACCGCGTTTCAGGACGTCGAGGACAACCTGGCGTCGCAGCGCATCCTCGCGCAGGAAATCGACGTGCAGCGTCAGGCCGTCGACAGCGCCGAGCATTCGCTCGCGATCGTGACAAACCAGTACAAGGCCGGCACGGTTGCGTATCTGAACGTGTTGACCGCCCAGACCACCGCGTTCACCGCGCAGCAAAAGCTCGCGACGATCGCCGGCCAGCGGATGGTGTCGTCGGTCGGGCTTGTGAAGGCGCTCGGCGGCGGCTGGAATGTCACGGACATCGCGCGCGAGACGGGCGACGTGGCGGCGCCGGCGCCCGCGCCCGCGAGCGGTGCGGGGGCCACGCCGGTCGCCCAGCAATGA
- a CDS encoding multidrug ABC transporter ATPase yields MLFLKNAAGALRRNLTDTAHHVFSGPHRGWKIALYVTMLVVPGGSLAALGFAWLDHRRQRRADGAGRRASQPAATDASSWRSAAKPVPVPVRCH; encoded by the coding sequence ATGCTGTTCCTGAAAAATGCCGCCGGCGCGCTGCGCCGCAACCTGACCGATACCGCTCATCACGTGTTCTCCGGGCCGCACCGCGGCTGGAAGATTGCGCTGTACGTGACGATGCTGGTGGTACCCGGCGGCTCGCTCGCGGCGCTCGGGTTTGCGTGGCTCGATCATCGGCGGCAGCGCCGCGCGGACGGCGCCGGCCGCCGCGCGAGTCAGCCGGCGGCCACGGACGCGTCGTCATGGCGGTCCGCCGCCAAACCTGTTCCCGTTCCGGTGCGCTGCCATTGA
- a CDS encoding MarR family winged helix-turn-helix transcriptional regulator, whose amino-acid sequence MNGGLYDPDTIELETSLGYYLTKARQALVERMDRALEPLDLTAQQIGVILLLSRGYARTPFELSRKMSYDSGSMTRMLDRLERKGLVARSRSEQDRRVIELTLTERGADAARALPSLIATALNAQLAGFSADELTTLTALLQRFIANGPDDLGCPKPDESDC is encoded by the coding sequence ATGAACGGCGGCCTCTACGATCCCGACACCATCGAGCTGGAAACGAGCCTGGGTTACTACCTGACCAAGGCCCGGCAGGCGCTCGTCGAGAGGATGGATCGCGCGCTCGAGCCGCTCGATCTCACCGCGCAGCAGATCGGCGTGATCCTGTTGCTGTCGCGCGGCTATGCGCGCACGCCGTTCGAGCTGTCCCGCAAGATGTCGTACGACAGCGGTTCGATGACGCGCATGCTCGATCGCCTCGAACGCAAAGGCCTCGTGGCGCGCTCGCGCAGCGAACAGGATCGACGTGTGATCGAGCTGACGCTGACCGAACGCGGCGCCGATGCGGCGCGCGCGCTGCCGTCGCTGATTGCTACCGCGCTGAACGCGCAGCTCGCCGGCTTCTCGGCCGACGAACTGACGACGCTCACCGCGCTGCTGCAGCGCTTTATCGCGAACGGGCCAGACGACCTCGGCTGCCCGAAGCCCGACGAATCCGACTGCTGA